A genomic segment from Drosophila willistoni isolate 14030-0811.24 chromosome 2L unlocalized genomic scaffold, UCI_dwil_1.1 Seg72.1, whole genome shotgun sequence encodes:
- the LOC6646093 gene encoding F-actin-uncapping protein LRRC16A isoform X1: protein MGKESIMYTNEMMNHIDQYLRRIMEYQIRDVLKKTSKLRRSSVDEESVKSLLGRHTKILVKYMVKLETKGDKTENRVLVFTPVRIYLLSAKVPTKIECHFHYLDIVGVESKKSTHFSIVTSDRPYSFVTTGDAGNFSSNADVILTDLASAIKQIFPTVPLKYIIKKIDIQPPERETIFSEEFRPSDPRNVGPCGGFSAQYACMCDFHGVPYREEVAWDVDTIYLSHDTRVLNLRDFDHLEPKDLMAIVSALEYNTFFRGLKAAHMRLSNETLERILHVLKRSMWLEELHLEALGLRGDFLNKLSTSVISNSNPAIRTIDLSHNIIEDKGASSLCALLGKIVQGAIHLAPPIAKVSKGLCKLALAHCGLTSKGVNQMSHSLTVNQSIANSLTYLDLSGNSLKDDITNLHNFLAQPNVLEHLDLASTDIILENLFGALLRGCATHLAHLNVSHNSFSTKKGKEIPPSFKQFFTSSLSLKHLNIAGCKLPMEALKNLLLGLACNESTAGLHLDLSSNTLGTQGAHVLESCIHGVRVLQSLDISENQLDAELAPVLTAISKNPSIRTLLLCRSLTGMKPKHIPPVMDALVNLIQKDDFPLAELMLSENKLKHDLHDFINALGSNQSLQKLDISGNFMGDVGARLLAKALQINNRLRTIYMDKNNVTLQGYADIVYALEHNHSMRHIPFPVFDIAPHLKNHPDKTDAVMRKMQELLQRNCNGLKRSNGQAFRLQHGFMLSSTHQLVDKLVAETQDTISIAKGGGGDSVSAVQRLITDAENCKQLMPKLQEAVRSDSHPIEMKLTRVASELSYTIKSYLEETLETMIRTGIEQCPKTLGNQIVVQDLRKALAERLVVPEEFLQTCLLNNAGSEIMNKVSEIEQSLASAISDRATDEVLEALTRYRRGLGIAESPSVLLMDEPQTPDIVRSRSSHDTDGLIIRPGRGSILSKSGLESPTKLEYLNLATPHLPTKRRSVGRKVRPQSVVENLSLSHIPDLLESPSSHRSSSSHQLSGALSRGGGGAAAMAGHGNGAIGNSNMTDSSLLTADDGGGDECCDSITELPSASFQLQHLVKGRPKRAKTRAPTRPLVNAEGLAGREIGEGLEHFFRPGSVTPTTLTPLVSPTSEECSSLSFVDSPTMSRDGNGHMTSEETTPILEERRPIKLERQSPLLKSASWATRSRSTDNLEKYSPLVGRKSPLVKMRTEGGAGSGSGEDATAGGGLLKAASARGEDKMRSPSSDSIRNSATSSGDGSVIVKTGNGILRTPIVLQKPRPWSVVGPGEPKNATGSELGNGQATSDSQKTTPEKLDDDVPEVVAFCKSSGGGSIVGITPGIAIAAGGSGGGSIVGITPGAALEKKSVRELAAGLNRLELPLKPPVMPRTILGTSNLRSTSSNSSSTSVSSTSSTSTTTSSSSSSTTTTTVLNTSSQFESEESVTSTSSRTTSKLSSSSAQSRACASLISNEILSIRNGSASSCAESGALKRIAGKEISTLFEETLVKGLQRDDLERSSFRTAAPYTKQEEDVVEL from the exons AAAGCGTCAAATCCTTATTGGGTCGCCATACAAAGATACTTGTGAAATATATGGTTAAATTGGAAACGAAAGGCGATAAAACAGAAAATCGTGTATTG GTCTTTACGCCAGTTCGCATTTACTTACTTAGTGCCAAAGTGCCCACCAAG ATCGAATGCCATTTCCACTATCTGGATATTGTTGGTGTCGAGAGTAAAAAGTCCACGCATTTTTCCATTGTCACAAGCGATCGGCCATACTCGTTTGTAACCACCGGAGATGCGGGCAATTTCAGTTCG AATGCTGATGTCATACTAACCGACTTGGCATCGGCcattaagcaaatatttccaACAGTTCCTCTCAAATATATCATCAAAAAG ATCGATATCCAACCACCGGAACGTGAAACCATTTTCTCTGAAGAATTTCGACCCTCCGATCCTCGTAATGTGGGACCTTGCGGTGGATTTAGTGCTCAATATGCCTGCATGTGTGATTTCCATGGTGTACCCTATCGTGAGGAGGTTGCCTGGGATGTCGATACGATTTATTTGTCGCACGACACAAGAGTTCTCAATTTACGAGACTTTGATCACTTGGAACCAAA AGACTTGATGGCCATTGTTTCCGCCTTGGAATATAATACATTCTTTCGTGGTCTAAAGGCTGCCCATATGCGTCTTTCGAATGAGACTTTGGAACGTATTCTACATGTGCTCAAGCGTTCAATGTGGCTGGAGGAGCTGCATTTGGAGGCCTTAGGTTTAAG AGGTGATTTTTTGAACAAACTATCGACATCTGTGATCTCGAATAGCAATCCCGCCATTCGCACCATCGATCTGAGTCATAATATAATAGAGGATAAAG gagCCAGCTCACTGTGCGCCCTACTCGGAAAGATTGTACAAG GAGCCATTCACCTGGCCCCACCCATAGCCAAGGTGTCCAAGGGACTCTGTAAGCTGGCATTGGCTCACTGTGGTCTCACCTCGAAAGGCGTCAATCAGATGTCACATTCCCTGACGGTCAATCAAAGTATAGCCAATTCGCTCACGTATTTAGATTTAAGTGGCAATAGTCTCAAAGATGACATAACG aACCTGCACAACTTTCTGGCTCAGCCAAACGTTTTGGAGCACTTGGATCTGGCATCGACTGATATAATACTGGAGAAT TTGTTTGGAGCTTTATTGCGCGGCTGTGCCACGCATTTGGCCCATCTGAATGTGTCGCACAATTCGTTTAGCACCAAAAAGGGCAAGGAGATACCTCCCTCGTTTAAGCAGTTCTTCACCAGCTCATTGAGCCTAAAGCATTTGAATATTGCCGGCTGTAAGCTTCCCATGGAGGCATTAAAGAATCTGCTTCTCGGCTTAGCCTGCAATGAGTCGACGGCAGGTCTGCACTTGGATCTAAGCAGCAATACGCTGGGCACCCAAGGTGCCCATGTGCTCGAGTCCTGCATACATGGCGTGCGAGTTTTGCAGAGTCTGGACATTAGTGAGAATCAACTGGATGCTGAATTGGCTCCCGTGTTGACGGCCATTTCGAAAAATCCATCGATTCGGACACTGCTTTTGTGTCGCAGCTTGACGGGCATGAAACCCAAACACATTCCCCCCGTAATGGACGCCTTGGTCAATCTGATACAGAAGGATGATTTCCCACTGGCCGAGCTAATGCTGTCGGAGAATAAACTGAAGCATGATCTCCACGATTTTATCAATGCCCTGGGCAGCAATCAGAGTCTCCAGAAGCTGGATATAAGTGGCAACTTCATGGGCGATGTGGGAGCTCGTCTGTTGGCCAAGGCTCTGCAGATTAACAATCGTCTGCGTACCATTTACATGGACAAGAACAATGTAACGTTGCAGGGCTATGCGGATATAGTCTATGCCCTGGAGCACAATCACAGCATGCGTCACATACCATTCCCCGTCTTTGATATTGCCCCGCATCTAAAGAATCATCCGGACAAGACGGATGCTGTGATGCGCAAAATGCAGGAACTCTTGCAACGCAATTGCAATGGCTTGAAGCGCAGCAATGGCCAAGCATTTCGGTTGCAGCATGGCTTTATGTTGTCCTCCACTCATCAGCTGGTAGACAAACTTGTGGCCGAGACTCAGGATACCATTTCCATTGCCAAGGGCGGAGGCGGCGACAGTGTGTCGGCTGTCCAGCGTCTCATAACCGACGCCGAGAACTGCAAACAGTTGATGCCCAAATTGCAGGAAGCAGTGCGCAGTGATTCGCATCCCATCGAAATGAAATTGACCCGTGTGGCCAGCGAGCTGAGCTACACGATCAAGAGCTATCTGGAGGAAACTCTAGAGACCATGATACGTACTGGCATCGAGCAATGCCCCAAAACTCTGGGCAATCAGATTGTGGTCCAGGATTTGCGTAAAGCTCTCGCCGAGCGGCTGGTAGTACCCGAGGAATTTCTTCAGACTTGTTTGCTCAACAATGCGGGCAGCGAGATAATGAATAAAGTTAG TGAAATTGAGCAATCATTGGCATCGGCCATATCGGATAGAGCTACGGATGAAGTGCTGGAGGCCTTGACACGCTATCGCCGTGGCCTGGGCATTGCCGAGTCGCCATCGGTGCTGCTAATGGACGAACCGCAGACCCCCGACATTGTGCGCAGTCGATCGAGCCAT gATACTGATGGTCTAATAATACGACCAGGACGTGGCTCTATCTTATCCAAATCGGGATTGGAATCACCCACT aaattggaaTATCTGAACCTT GCCACACCGCATTTGCCTACCAAACGCCGATCCGTTGGCCGTAAAGTGCGTCCCCAGTCGGTGGTGGAGAATCTCAGTTTGAGCCACATACCCGATCTCTTGGAGTCACCCTCATCGCATCGCTCATCCAGCTCGCATCAGTTGTCAGGAGCCTTGTCGCGAGGAGGCGGTGGTGCCGCCGCTATGGCGGGGCACGGAAACGGAGCCATTGGCAATAGCAATATGACCGACAGTAGCCTGCTAACCGCCGATGATGGAGGTGGCGATGAATGCTGCGATTCCATTACTGAGCTGCCCAGCGCTTCATTTCAGCTGCAGCATTTGGTCAAAGGACGCCCCAAGCGGGCTAAGACGCGAGCACCCACCCGTCCCTTGGTCAATGCCGAAGGGTTGGCAGGTCGGGAGATTGGCGAGGGATTGGAACATTTTTTCCGTCCCGGTTCGGTTACCCCCACCACATTGACGCCCCTTGTTTCGCCCACATCAGAGGAGTGCAGTTCATTGTCCTTTGTCGATAGCCCCACCATGAGTCGAGATGGCAATGGACACATGACATCAGAGGAGACCACACCCATTCTGGAAGAGCGCCGACCAATCAAATTGGAACGCCAATCGCCTCTGCTAAAAA GCGCTTCTTGGGCAACACGTTCCCGTTCCACAGACAACTTGGAGAAATATTCTCCTTTGGTTGGACGTAAATCACCGCTGGTCAAGATGAGAACAGAAGGGGGCGCCGGCTCTGGCTCTGGCGAGGACGCAACCGCTGGAGGAGGACTGCTGAAGGCGGCAAGCGCACGTGGCGAGGACAAGATGCGTTCACCGAGTAGCGATTCAATTAGGAATAGTGCAACGAGCAGCGGAGATGGAAGTGTCATTGTTAAGACAGGCAATGGCATACTACGCACTCCCATTGTCCTACAGAAGCCACGTCCCTGGTCGGTGGTTGGTCCAGGTGAACCGAAAAATGCAACCGGCTCCGAGCTGGGCAATGGTCAGGCCACAAGTGACTCGCAGAAGACCACGCCAGAGAAATTGGATGACG ATGTTCCCGAAGTGGTTGCCTTCTGCAAGAGCAGCGGCGGTGGTTCTATTGTGGGCATAACACCGGGCATAGCCATAGCAGCTGGCGGCAGTGGAGGAGGCAGCATTGTGGGCATCACCCCGGGAGCAGCTCTCGAAAAGAAATCGGTGCGCGAACTGGCCGCAGGTCTCAATCGTCTGG AACTTCCCCTCAAGCCACCTGTTATGCCAAGAACCATATTGGGCACATCGAATCTGCGCTCCACGAGCAGTAATTCCAGCAGCACCTCAGTCTCATCAACTTCCTCCACTAGCACCACCACTTCTTCCTCATCCTCctcaaccacaacaacaacagtattAAATACTAGCAGCCAGTTTGAATCAGAAGAGTCAGTCACCAGCACAAGCAGCAGGACAACAAGCAAATTGAGCAGCAGCTCAGCTCAGAGCAGAGCCTGTGCTAGCCTCATTAGCAATGaaatattaagtatacgcaATGGTTCCGCCTCCAGTTGTGCCGAAAGTGGAGCCCTCAAACGCATTGCTGGCAAGGAGATCTCAACACTGTTCGAG GAGACATTAGTTAAGGGTCTACAACGAGACGACTTGGAGCGTTCATCCTTTAGAACTGCTGCGCCCTACACAAAGCAAGAAGAGGATGTCGTTGAGTTATAA
- the LOC6646093 gene encoding F-actin-uncapping protein LRRC16A isoform X3 gives MSTRSQLTKDLNESVKSLLGRHTKILVKYMVKLETKGDKTENRVLVFTPVRIYLLSAKVPTKIECHFHYLDIVGVESKKSTHFSIVTSDRPYSFVTTGDAGNFSSNADVILTDLASAIKQIFPTVPLKYIIKKIDIQPPERETIFSEEFRPSDPRNVGPCGGFSAQYACMCDFHGVPYREEVAWDVDTIYLSHDTRVLNLRDFDHLEPKDLMAIVSALEYNTFFRGLKAAHMRLSNETLERILHVLKRSMWLEELHLEALGLRGDFLNKLSTSVISNSNPAIRTIDLSHNIIEDKGASSLCALLGKIVQGAIHLAPPIAKVSKGLCKLALAHCGLTSKGVNQMSHSLTVNQSIANSLTYLDLSGNSLKDDITNLHNFLAQPNVLEHLDLASTDIILENLFGALLRGCATHLAHLNVSHNSFSTKKGKEIPPSFKQFFTSSLSLKHLNIAGCKLPMEALKNLLLGLACNESTAGLHLDLSSNTLGTQGAHVLESCIHGVRVLQSLDISENQLDAELAPVLTAISKNPSIRTLLLCRSLTGMKPKHIPPVMDALVNLIQKDDFPLAELMLSENKLKHDLHDFINALGSNQSLQKLDISGNFMGDVGARLLAKALQINNRLRTIYMDKNNVTLQGYADIVYALEHNHSMRHIPFPVFDIAPHLKNHPDKTDAVMRKMQELLQRNCNGLKRSNGQAFRLQHGFMLSSTHQLVDKLVAETQDTISIAKGGGGDSVSAVQRLITDAENCKQLMPKLQEAVRSDSHPIEMKLTRVASELSYTIKSYLEETLETMIRTGIEQCPKTLGNQIVVQDLRKALAERLVVPEEFLQTCLLNNAGSEIMNKVSEIEQSLASAISDRATDEVLEALTRYRRGLGIAESPSVLLMDEPQTPDIVRSRSSHDTDGLIIRPGRGSILSKSGLESPTKLEYLNLATPHLPTKRRSVGRKVRPQSVVENLSLSHIPDLLESPSSHRSSSSHQLSGALSRGGGGAAAMAGHGNGAIGNSNMTDSSLLTADDGGGDECCDSITELPSASFQLQHLVKGRPKRAKTRAPTRPLVNAEGLAGREIGEGLEHFFRPGSVTPTTLTPLVSPTSEECSSLSFVDSPTMSRDGNGHMTSEETTPILEERRPIKLERQSPLLKSASWATRSRSTDNLEKYSPLVGRKSPLVKMRTEGGAGSGSGEDATAGGGLLKAASARGEDKMRSPSSDSIRNSATSSGDGSVIVKTGNGILRTPIVLQKPRPWSVVGPGEPKNATGSELGNGQATSDSQKTTPEKLDDDVPEVVAFCKSSGGGSIVGITPGIAIAAGGSGGGSIVGITPGAALEKKSVRELAAGLNRLELPLKPPVMPRTILGTSNLRSTSSNSSSTSVSSTSSTSTTTSSSSSSTTTTTVLNTSSQFESEESVTSTSSRTTSKLSSSSAQSRACASLISNEILSIRNGSASSCAESGALKRIAGKEISTLFEETLVKGLQRDDLERSSFRTAAPYTKQEEDVVEL, from the exons AAAGCGTCAAATCCTTATTGGGTCGCCATACAAAGATACTTGTGAAATATATGGTTAAATTGGAAACGAAAGGCGATAAAACAGAAAATCGTGTATTG GTCTTTACGCCAGTTCGCATTTACTTACTTAGTGCCAAAGTGCCCACCAAG ATCGAATGCCATTTCCACTATCTGGATATTGTTGGTGTCGAGAGTAAAAAGTCCACGCATTTTTCCATTGTCACAAGCGATCGGCCATACTCGTTTGTAACCACCGGAGATGCGGGCAATTTCAGTTCG AATGCTGATGTCATACTAACCGACTTGGCATCGGCcattaagcaaatatttccaACAGTTCCTCTCAAATATATCATCAAAAAG ATCGATATCCAACCACCGGAACGTGAAACCATTTTCTCTGAAGAATTTCGACCCTCCGATCCTCGTAATGTGGGACCTTGCGGTGGATTTAGTGCTCAATATGCCTGCATGTGTGATTTCCATGGTGTACCCTATCGTGAGGAGGTTGCCTGGGATGTCGATACGATTTATTTGTCGCACGACACAAGAGTTCTCAATTTACGAGACTTTGATCACTTGGAACCAAA AGACTTGATGGCCATTGTTTCCGCCTTGGAATATAATACATTCTTTCGTGGTCTAAAGGCTGCCCATATGCGTCTTTCGAATGAGACTTTGGAACGTATTCTACATGTGCTCAAGCGTTCAATGTGGCTGGAGGAGCTGCATTTGGAGGCCTTAGGTTTAAG AGGTGATTTTTTGAACAAACTATCGACATCTGTGATCTCGAATAGCAATCCCGCCATTCGCACCATCGATCTGAGTCATAATATAATAGAGGATAAAG gagCCAGCTCACTGTGCGCCCTACTCGGAAAGATTGTACAAG GAGCCATTCACCTGGCCCCACCCATAGCCAAGGTGTCCAAGGGACTCTGTAAGCTGGCATTGGCTCACTGTGGTCTCACCTCGAAAGGCGTCAATCAGATGTCACATTCCCTGACGGTCAATCAAAGTATAGCCAATTCGCTCACGTATTTAGATTTAAGTGGCAATAGTCTCAAAGATGACATAACG aACCTGCACAACTTTCTGGCTCAGCCAAACGTTTTGGAGCACTTGGATCTGGCATCGACTGATATAATACTGGAGAAT TTGTTTGGAGCTTTATTGCGCGGCTGTGCCACGCATTTGGCCCATCTGAATGTGTCGCACAATTCGTTTAGCACCAAAAAGGGCAAGGAGATACCTCCCTCGTTTAAGCAGTTCTTCACCAGCTCATTGAGCCTAAAGCATTTGAATATTGCCGGCTGTAAGCTTCCCATGGAGGCATTAAAGAATCTGCTTCTCGGCTTAGCCTGCAATGAGTCGACGGCAGGTCTGCACTTGGATCTAAGCAGCAATACGCTGGGCACCCAAGGTGCCCATGTGCTCGAGTCCTGCATACATGGCGTGCGAGTTTTGCAGAGTCTGGACATTAGTGAGAATCAACTGGATGCTGAATTGGCTCCCGTGTTGACGGCCATTTCGAAAAATCCATCGATTCGGACACTGCTTTTGTGTCGCAGCTTGACGGGCATGAAACCCAAACACATTCCCCCCGTAATGGACGCCTTGGTCAATCTGATACAGAAGGATGATTTCCCACTGGCCGAGCTAATGCTGTCGGAGAATAAACTGAAGCATGATCTCCACGATTTTATCAATGCCCTGGGCAGCAATCAGAGTCTCCAGAAGCTGGATATAAGTGGCAACTTCATGGGCGATGTGGGAGCTCGTCTGTTGGCCAAGGCTCTGCAGATTAACAATCGTCTGCGTACCATTTACATGGACAAGAACAATGTAACGTTGCAGGGCTATGCGGATATAGTCTATGCCCTGGAGCACAATCACAGCATGCGTCACATACCATTCCCCGTCTTTGATATTGCCCCGCATCTAAAGAATCATCCGGACAAGACGGATGCTGTGATGCGCAAAATGCAGGAACTCTTGCAACGCAATTGCAATGGCTTGAAGCGCAGCAATGGCCAAGCATTTCGGTTGCAGCATGGCTTTATGTTGTCCTCCACTCATCAGCTGGTAGACAAACTTGTGGCCGAGACTCAGGATACCATTTCCATTGCCAAGGGCGGAGGCGGCGACAGTGTGTCGGCTGTCCAGCGTCTCATAACCGACGCCGAGAACTGCAAACAGTTGATGCCCAAATTGCAGGAAGCAGTGCGCAGTGATTCGCATCCCATCGAAATGAAATTGACCCGTGTGGCCAGCGAGCTGAGCTACACGATCAAGAGCTATCTGGAGGAAACTCTAGAGACCATGATACGTACTGGCATCGAGCAATGCCCCAAAACTCTGGGCAATCAGATTGTGGTCCAGGATTTGCGTAAAGCTCTCGCCGAGCGGCTGGTAGTACCCGAGGAATTTCTTCAGACTTGTTTGCTCAACAATGCGGGCAGCGAGATAATGAATAAAGTTAG TGAAATTGAGCAATCATTGGCATCGGCCATATCGGATAGAGCTACGGATGAAGTGCTGGAGGCCTTGACACGCTATCGCCGTGGCCTGGGCATTGCCGAGTCGCCATCGGTGCTGCTAATGGACGAACCGCAGACCCCCGACATTGTGCGCAGTCGATCGAGCCAT gATACTGATGGTCTAATAATACGACCAGGACGTGGCTCTATCTTATCCAAATCGGGATTGGAATCACCCACT aaattggaaTATCTGAACCTT GCCACACCGCATTTGCCTACCAAACGCCGATCCGTTGGCCGTAAAGTGCGTCCCCAGTCGGTGGTGGAGAATCTCAGTTTGAGCCACATACCCGATCTCTTGGAGTCACCCTCATCGCATCGCTCATCCAGCTCGCATCAGTTGTCAGGAGCCTTGTCGCGAGGAGGCGGTGGTGCCGCCGCTATGGCGGGGCACGGAAACGGAGCCATTGGCAATAGCAATATGACCGACAGTAGCCTGCTAACCGCCGATGATGGAGGTGGCGATGAATGCTGCGATTCCATTACTGAGCTGCCCAGCGCTTCATTTCAGCTGCAGCATTTGGTCAAAGGACGCCCCAAGCGGGCTAAGACGCGAGCACCCACCCGTCCCTTGGTCAATGCCGAAGGGTTGGCAGGTCGGGAGATTGGCGAGGGATTGGAACATTTTTTCCGTCCCGGTTCGGTTACCCCCACCACATTGACGCCCCTTGTTTCGCCCACATCAGAGGAGTGCAGTTCATTGTCCTTTGTCGATAGCCCCACCATGAGTCGAGATGGCAATGGACACATGACATCAGAGGAGACCACACCCATTCTGGAAGAGCGCCGACCAATCAAATTGGAACGCCAATCGCCTCTGCTAAAAA GCGCTTCTTGGGCAACACGTTCCCGTTCCACAGACAACTTGGAGAAATATTCTCCTTTGGTTGGACGTAAATCACCGCTGGTCAAGATGAGAACAGAAGGGGGCGCCGGCTCTGGCTCTGGCGAGGACGCAACCGCTGGAGGAGGACTGCTGAAGGCGGCAAGCGCACGTGGCGAGGACAAGATGCGTTCACCGAGTAGCGATTCAATTAGGAATAGTGCAACGAGCAGCGGAGATGGAAGTGTCATTGTTAAGACAGGCAATGGCATACTACGCACTCCCATTGTCCTACAGAAGCCACGTCCCTGGTCGGTGGTTGGTCCAGGTGAACCGAAAAATGCAACCGGCTCCGAGCTGGGCAATGGTCAGGCCACAAGTGACTCGCAGAAGACCACGCCAGAGAAATTGGATGACG ATGTTCCCGAAGTGGTTGCCTTCTGCAAGAGCAGCGGCGGTGGTTCTATTGTGGGCATAACACCGGGCATAGCCATAGCAGCTGGCGGCAGTGGAGGAGGCAGCATTGTGGGCATCACCCCGGGAGCAGCTCTCGAAAAGAAATCGGTGCGCGAACTGGCCGCAGGTCTCAATCGTCTGG AACTTCCCCTCAAGCCACCTGTTATGCCAAGAACCATATTGGGCACATCGAATCTGCGCTCCACGAGCAGTAATTCCAGCAGCACCTCAGTCTCATCAACTTCCTCCACTAGCACCACCACTTCTTCCTCATCCTCctcaaccacaacaacaacagtattAAATACTAGCAGCCAGTTTGAATCAGAAGAGTCAGTCACCAGCACAAGCAGCAGGACAACAAGCAAATTGAGCAGCAGCTCAGCTCAGAGCAGAGCCTGTGCTAGCCTCATTAGCAATGaaatattaagtatacgcaATGGTTCCGCCTCCAGTTGTGCCGAAAGTGGAGCCCTCAAACGCATTGCTGGCAAGGAGATCTCAACACTGTTCGAG GAGACATTAGTTAAGGGTCTACAACGAGACGACTTGGAGCGTTCATCCTTTAGAACTGCTGCGCCCTACACAAAGCAAGAAGAGGATGTCGTTGAGTTATAA